A window from Glaciimonas sp. PCH181 encodes these proteins:
- the truB gene encoding tRNA pseudouridine(55) synthase TruB, translating to MASLSPKKIRVPLNGVLLLDKAVGWSSNDALIKAKRLMNATKAGHTGTLDPFATGVLPLCFGEATKFAQDLLDADKTYQAVIHLGLTTATGDTEGPILETRDVDITKDQIDTVLAQFRGDIKQVPPMYSALKRDGKPLYEYARAGITLEREARDVTIHLLEYVDYKAPYLTVRVVCSKGTYIRVLGEDIGAALGCGAHLQALRRTQVGHLLLADCITLDTLIATPEAERAELLASVDSLLLSFPEVVLPEALAQRFLQGQRLTLVKEGVSPPTTIGRVRVYRQTAETTDGGDGVPRELLGTAQLHDYGVLAPERLVSTVPKK from the coding sequence ATGGCGTCACTCTCGCCCAAAAAAATTCGTGTTCCTCTCAACGGTGTTTTATTGCTGGATAAGGCAGTGGGCTGGTCGAGTAATGATGCCTTAATCAAAGCCAAGCGCTTGATGAATGCCACAAAAGCTGGACATACGGGCACGCTAGATCCGTTTGCGACGGGGGTGTTGCCGCTCTGTTTTGGCGAGGCGACGAAGTTTGCGCAGGATTTGCTTGATGCCGATAAGACTTATCAGGCCGTGATCCATCTCGGATTGACTACAGCCACCGGCGACACAGAAGGGCCTATTCTCGAGACTCGAGATGTAGATATCACAAAAGATCAGATTGATACTGTACTAGCGCAATTTCGCGGTGATATTAAACAAGTTCCGCCGATGTATTCGGCGCTCAAGCGCGATGGCAAACCATTGTACGAATATGCGCGTGCTGGCATTACGCTGGAGCGTGAAGCGCGCGATGTGACGATACATTTGCTTGAATACGTTGACTATAAGGCCCCCTATCTGACCGTGCGCGTGGTGTGCAGCAAAGGAACCTATATTCGCGTGTTGGGCGAGGATATTGGTGCGGCGCTCGGATGTGGAGCACATTTGCAGGCGTTGCGACGGACCCAGGTCGGGCATTTGCTGCTGGCCGATTGCATCACGTTAGACACGTTAATAGCGACACCCGAAGCTGAGCGTGCAGAATTGTTAGCTTCCGTTGATAGTCTTTTGTTATCTTTTCCTGAAGTGGTTTTGCCGGAAGCTTTAGCGCAACGTTTTTTGCAAGGCCAACGCTTGACGCTTGTGAAGGAAGGGGTCTCACCTCCGACCACGATAGGCCGGGTACGGGTATATCGTCAAACTGCCGAAACCACGGATGGCGGCGACGGCGTACCGCGTGAATTGCTTGGCACGGCTCAGTTACACGATTACGGCGTATTGGCGCCGGAAAGACTCGTTTCGACAGTGCCAAAAAAATAG
- the rimP gene encoding ribosome maturation factor RimP: protein MQLLELIEKTVVGMDYELVELEKAAGGLLRVFIDVTMENAEQGAITVEDCEKVTHQLLHVLTVENVVYERLEVSSPGLDRPLKKYVDYLRFTGKEVIIKLLLPMPGAAHRKTFQGILLAPDGDNLKLEFEANDGSSALLDFTLADVDKARLVPQVNFRSRKA, encoded by the coding sequence TTGCAGTTGCTGGAACTGATTGAAAAAACCGTTGTGGGCATGGATTATGAGCTCGTAGAACTCGAAAAAGCCGCGGGTGGTCTATTGCGCGTTTTTATCGACGTTACTATGGAAAATGCTGAGCAAGGCGCTATCACGGTAGAAGATTGTGAAAAAGTAACGCATCAGTTACTGCACGTTCTGACCGTCGAGAATGTTGTCTATGAGCGGCTTGAAGTGTCATCTCCGGGGCTGGATCGTCCGTTAAAAAAATACGTCGACTATCTGCGTTTTACTGGCAAAGAAGTGATTATCAAGTTGCTTTTGCCGATGCCCGGTGCAGCGCACAGAAAAACCTTTCAAGGTATTTTGCTGGCGCCGGATGGCGATAATCTGAAACTTGAATTTGAAGCAAACGATGGGTCGTCAGCGCTGCTGGATTTTACGCTCGCTGATGTCGACAAGGCACGCTTGGTGCCGCAGGTGAATTTTAGGAGTCGCAAAGCATGA
- the nusA gene encoding transcription termination factor NusA — protein MSREILLLVDALAHEKNVDRDVVFGALEHALGQATKKRYEGDVDIRVSIDRETGEFESFRRWHVVPDEAGLQLPDQEILLFEAKEQIDDVEVDDHIEEPIESVEFGRRFAQDTKQVVLQRIRDAEREQILADFLERGDSLVTGTIKRMERGDAIVESGKIEARLPRDQTIPKENLRIGDRVRAFILRIDRNARGPQVILSRTAPDFIKKLFELEVPEIEQGSLEVKSAARDPGVRAKIAVYTSDKRIDPIGTCVGMRGSRVQAVTGELGGERVDIVLWSEDPAQFVIGALAPANVSSIVVDEEKHAMDVVVDAENLAIAIGRGGQNVRLAAELTGWQINIMTAEESADKSAVETAAIRALFMEKLDVDQEVADILVEEGFASLEEIAYVPITEMLEIESFDEETVNELRNRARDALVTEAIASEEGLEGMEDALANFEGMDRVVAGKLGLAGVKTLAMFTGLAYDEFGAILALPTDRARQLIKEEFKDVTDDEMKLIDAKYDDRAKALQAKAWNTAEVK, from the coding sequence ATGAGTCGCGAAATTTTATTGTTGGTCGATGCGCTCGCGCATGAGAAAAACGTCGACCGAGACGTAGTGTTCGGCGCGCTCGAGCATGCACTTGGTCAGGCTACCAAGAAGCGTTATGAGGGTGATGTTGATATTCGTGTGTCGATTGATCGTGAAACCGGTGAATTTGAATCGTTTCGTCGTTGGCACGTTGTGCCGGACGAAGCAGGTCTGCAATTGCCTGATCAGGAAATTTTGCTGTTTGAAGCAAAAGAACAAATCGACGATGTCGAAGTGGATGATCATATTGAAGAGCCAATCGAGTCTGTTGAGTTTGGTCGTCGGTTTGCCCAAGATACTAAACAGGTAGTCCTGCAACGAATTCGTGACGCCGAACGCGAACAAATTCTGGCTGACTTCCTTGAGCGTGGCGATTCATTGGTAACGGGTACGATCAAGCGCATGGAACGCGGTGACGCTATCGTTGAGTCCGGCAAAATTGAAGCACGCCTGCCGCGCGACCAGACTATTCCTAAAGAAAATCTGCGTATCGGTGACCGTGTTCGTGCCTTTATTCTGCGAATCGACCGGAATGCGCGTGGCCCACAAGTCATTTTGTCGCGTACCGCACCGGATTTCATCAAGAAGTTGTTTGAGCTTGAAGTTCCAGAAATTGAACAAGGTTCGCTAGAAGTTAAATCGGCTGCGCGTGACCCTGGTGTGCGTGCAAAGATTGCTGTTTATACAAGCGATAAGCGGATTGACCCGATCGGTACTTGCGTAGGTATGCGTGGTTCACGTGTACAGGCAGTTACTGGTGAACTGGGTGGCGAGCGTGTGGATATCGTGTTGTGGTCGGAAGATCCTGCGCAGTTTGTGATTGGCGCACTGGCCCCGGCAAATGTCTCGTCTATCGTCGTCGATGAAGAAAAGCACGCGATGGATGTGGTTGTCGATGCTGAGAATTTGGCTATCGCAATTGGTCGCGGCGGTCAAAATGTACGCCTCGCAGCAGAGTTGACCGGTTGGCAAATCAACATCATGACAGCAGAAGAATCTGCAGATAAGTCAGCTGTTGAAACTGCCGCAATCCGCGCACTCTTCATGGAAAAACTGGATGTCGATCAGGAAGTTGCTGACATTCTGGTGGAAGAGGGCTTTGCCAGCCTGGAAGAAATCGCTTACGTGCCGATTACCGAAATGTTGGAAATCGAATCGTTTGATGAAGAAACTGTCAACGAGTTACGTAACCGTGCACGCGATGCATTGGTGACAGAAGCGATTGCTTCGGAAGAAGGTCTGGAAGGCATGGAAGATGCGCTAGCCAACTTTGAAGGCATGGACCGTGTTGTTGCCGGTAAGTTGGGCTTGGCGGGTGTCAAGACTCTGGCAATGTTTACCGGTCTTGCGTATGACGAATTTGGTGCGATTCTGGCTTTGCCAACTGACCGTGCCCGTCAATTGATTAAAGAAGAATTTAAAGATGTGACCGACGATGAGATGAAACTTATCGATGCCAAGTACGATGATCGTGCCAAAGCCTTACAGGCTAAAGCATGGAATACCGCGGAAGTCAAGTGA
- the rluB gene encoding 23S rRNA pseudouridine(2605) synthase RluB yields the protein MNPPSSNDAPIVDAAANTPESKPARKPRARKVAPVAPVETPSAVQASVKEASVAESAVAKEPVKRAPRKKPAAKELVIEVAPETAAPVAPKKRTTKPRAKTTPVFEPVAEAASAAPISSIDAPAGGATEASSAAEKPVRRGVRGPRALRSNRAARAQELASQAPSVAPAQAVVAVEGAEASEPNGNRDTTVVPVSTPRTDHNERNGRPGGRNEGRTPGRDGRNGNSLNNTNSRDRQQAKKPHNQPARPGQKGPQGAPRIADADDMFSFVTSEDFDDLVTEDEAGERAGGRNAPQKNVRRDLTAEDDAPKLHKVLADVGLGSRRDMEELIIAGRVSVNGEPAHTGQRILPTDQVRINGKLLQRKISKRPPRVLVYHKPSGEIVSHNDPDGRPSVFDRLPNMKAAKWLAVGRLDFNTEGLLLFTTSGDLANKLMHPRYNIDREYAVRTLGELEQGMRQKLLAGVELDDGTAQFSKIADGGGEGINKWYRVTIGEGRNREVRRMFEAIGLTVSRLIRTRYGAMTLPRGLKRGRWEELDEHAVRAMMAANGLEKIAAPGAGNKGRDEPRERDREPNGNRASSSYPQNPGQGRGPGQGQTYGQPRQNQGRGPNQGQGQGQGAGGRSQPPRSRQPDPLQTALGFPDAGQRRNNTRPARPGGRAPVAGHQGLPGLPRRRPR from the coding sequence ATGAATCCACCTAGTTCCAATGACGCGCCGATAGTCGACGCCGCTGCAAACACCCCCGAGTCGAAGCCGGCCAGAAAACCGAGAGCCCGTAAAGTTGCTCCGGTCGCCCCGGTCGAAACGCCATCGGCGGTGCAGGCAAGCGTTAAAGAAGCCAGCGTTGCCGAGTCGGCTGTTGCCAAGGAGCCGGTCAAACGTGCGCCGCGCAAGAAGCCTGCGGCAAAAGAGCTAGTGATTGAGGTGGCGCCTGAAACGGCTGCTCCTGTTGCACCAAAAAAACGCACTACCAAGCCAAGAGCCAAGACTACGCCAGTATTTGAGCCGGTCGCTGAGGCAGCTTCAGCCGCCCCGATATCATCGATAGATGCGCCAGCAGGCGGTGCGACTGAAGCGAGTTCTGCAGCAGAAAAGCCGGTTCGCCGTGGTGTTCGCGGTCCCCGTGCATTGCGTAGCAATCGCGCTGCACGTGCTCAAGAGTTGGCATCTCAAGCGCCGTCGGTTGCCCCTGCGCAAGCAGTTGTAGCGGTTGAGGGCGCTGAGGCTTCCGAGCCAAATGGCAATCGCGATACGACTGTTGTGCCAGTGAGTACGCCGCGTACTGACCATAACGAGCGCAATGGGCGCCCAGGTGGTCGTAACGAAGGTCGGACACCGGGGCGTGATGGTCGCAATGGCAATAGTCTGAATAATACGAATTCGCGTGATCGGCAGCAGGCTAAAAAGCCGCACAATCAACCAGCTCGTCCAGGTCAGAAGGGCCCTCAGGGCGCTCCCCGGATCGCTGATGCAGACGATATGTTCTCGTTTGTGACATCGGAAGATTTCGATGATTTGGTGACGGAAGATGAGGCCGGTGAGCGTGCAGGTGGCCGTAATGCCCCGCAAAAAAATGTACGTCGCGATTTGACAGCTGAAGACGATGCACCGAAATTGCATAAAGTGCTGGCGGATGTCGGTCTGGGTTCGCGTCGCGATATGGAAGAGTTGATTATTGCCGGCCGTGTATCGGTAAATGGTGAGCCGGCCCATACTGGTCAGCGTATTTTGCCGACCGATCAAGTGCGTATTAATGGCAAATTGTTACAACGCAAGATTTCCAAGCGCCCACCACGCGTGTTGGTATATCACAAGCCGTCGGGCGAAATTGTTAGCCATAACGACCCGGATGGCCGTCCTTCCGTATTTGATCGTTTGCCGAATATGAAAGCAGCCAAGTGGCTGGCAGTTGGTCGCCTCGATTTTAATACCGAGGGATTGTTGCTGTTCACGACTTCTGGTGATTTAGCCAATAAACTGATGCATCCGCGTTACAACATTGATCGCGAGTATGCAGTACGTACTCTGGGTGAGTTGGAACAGGGTATGCGTCAGAAATTGTTGGCTGGCGTAGAGCTTGACGATGGCACTGCACAATTTTCAAAAATTGCAGATGGCGGCGGTGAGGGTATCAATAAATGGTATCGAGTAACGATTGGCGAAGGTCGAAATCGTGAAGTGCGTCGTATGTTTGAGGCAATTGGTCTGACTGTTTCACGACTAATTCGTACGCGCTACGGTGCCATGACGCTACCTCGCGGCCTGAAACGTGGTCGTTGGGAAGAGTTGGACGAGCATGCTGTGCGCGCAATGATGGCAGCCAATGGTCTTGAAAAAATAGCAGCTCCGGGTGCGGGTAATAAAGGTCGTGATGAGCCAAGAGAGCGCGATCGTGAGCCAAATGGCAATCGTGCAAGCAGCAGCTATCCCCAAAATCCGGGTCAAGGCAGAGGGCCAGGGCAGGGACAAACTTACGGACAGCCGCGCCAGAATCAGGGACGCGGTCCAAATCAAGGGCAGGGACAAGGTCAAGGCGCGGGTGGACGTTCTCAGCCTCCGCGTAGTCGGCAGCCGGATCCTCTGCAAACTGCGCTTGGCTTTCCGGATGCAGGGCAGCGACGCAACAACACGCGTCCTGCGCGTCCCGGCGGCAGAGCGCCTGTTGCCGGGCATCAAGGTTTGCCTGGCTTGCCGCGCCGTCGACCACGTTAG
- the rbfA gene encoding 30S ribosome-binding factor RbfA, giving the protein MAKHSKSIPGRGLRVADQIQRDLSEIIVFELKDPRVGMITITEVQVTPDYAHAKVFFTMLNDDLEAIRNTVAGLTQAAGFLRNQLGRRLTIHTLPALHFHHDNSTARGAHMSQLIDLANATRAKDDSED; this is encoded by the coding sequence ATGGCTAAACATAGTAAATCCATCCCAGGACGCGGTCTGCGCGTTGCCGATCAGATCCAGCGCGATTTGTCGGAAATTATCGTATTCGAACTTAAAGATCCGCGTGTTGGCATGATCACCATCACTGAAGTGCAAGTGACCCCTGATTATGCGCATGCAAAAGTTTTTTTTACGATGCTCAATGACGATCTAGAGGCGATTCGTAATACCGTCGCTGGCCTGACGCAGGCGGCTGGTTTTTTACGTAACCAACTAGGGCGGCGTCTCACGATTCACACGCTACCGGCATTGCATTTTCATCATGACAATTCGACTGCTCGCGGTGCGCATATGTCGCAATTGATCGATTTGGCAAATGCGACGCGTGCCAAAGACGATAGCGAGGATTAA
- the typA gene encoding translational GTPase TypA, translating to MSNTKRAIRNIAIIAHVDHGKTTLVDQLLRQSGTFRDNQHVDARVMDSNDIEKERGITILSKNCAVEYNGTHINIVDTPGHADFGGEVERVLSMVDSVLLLVDAVEGPMPQTRFVTRKALELGLKPIVVVNKIDRPGARPEWVINATFELFDKLGATEEQLDFPIVYASALNGYASLDSDVREGNMTPLFDAVLQHVPAREDDPDGPLQLQITSLEYSSYVGKIGVGRILSGRVKALQDVVIMNGPDDKPVRARINQVLTFKGLDRVLVDEALAGDIVLINGIEEIGIGTTICAPDAPNGLPMLKVDEPTLTMNFMVNNSPLAGREGKFVTTRQIRDRLDRELKGNMALRVVAAENDDSTYEVSGRGELHLTILIENMRREGFELAVSRPRVVYKMVDGVRQEPFENLTVDVEEANQGGVMEELGRRRGDLQNMEPDGKGRVRLEYRIPARGLIGFQGEFMTLTRGTGLMSHVFDEYAPVDNSKGELGGRRNGVLVSQDDGAAVAYAIWKLQERGRMFVSHNDPVYEGMIIGIHSRDNDLVVNPIKGKQLTNVRSSGTDEAVRLVTPIQMSLEYAVEFIEDDELVEITPKSIRLRKRYLKENDRKKASRDA from the coding sequence ATGTCAAACACAAAACGCGCTATCCGCAACATTGCCATCATTGCTCACGTCGACCATGGCAAAACTACCTTGGTCGACCAACTTTTGCGTCAATCCGGTACTTTCCGCGACAACCAACACGTCGATGCTCGCGTGATGGATTCGAATGATATTGAAAAAGAACGTGGTATCACGATTCTGTCAAAAAATTGCGCAGTCGAATATAACGGCACCCATATCAACATCGTTGATACCCCGGGCCATGCTGACTTCGGTGGCGAAGTTGAACGCGTGCTGTCGATGGTTGATAGCGTATTGTTGTTGGTCGATGCAGTTGAAGGTCCAATGCCACAAACGCGCTTCGTAACACGCAAAGCGCTGGAACTTGGCCTGAAGCCTATCGTTGTAGTGAACAAGATCGACCGTCCGGGTGCTCGCCCTGAGTGGGTCATCAACGCAACTTTCGAACTATTCGACAAGTTGGGCGCGACTGAAGAACAACTCGATTTCCCTATCGTCTATGCTTCGGCATTGAATGGCTACGCTAGCCTGGATTCGGATGTCCGCGAAGGTAATATGACGCCGTTGTTTGACGCTGTATTGCAGCACGTTCCTGCGCGCGAAGATGATCCAGATGGTCCTTTGCAACTGCAAATTACTTCGCTGGAATACTCGTCGTATGTCGGTAAAATCGGCGTTGGACGTATCTTGAGCGGCCGTGTTAAAGCCTTGCAAGATGTTGTTATCATGAACGGTCCTGATGACAAACCAGTTAGAGCGCGTATTAACCAGGTTCTGACTTTTAAAGGTTTGGACCGTGTTCTGGTTGACGAAGCACTGGCCGGTGACATCGTTCTGATCAATGGTATCGAAGAGATCGGTATCGGTACGACAATCTGCGCGCCAGATGCGCCGAACGGCTTGCCTATGCTGAAAGTCGATGAGCCAACGCTGACTATGAACTTTATGGTGAACAACTCGCCATTAGCCGGTCGTGAAGGCAAGTTTGTGACTACCCGTCAAATCCGCGACCGTCTGGATCGCGAATTGAAGGGCAATATGGCCCTGCGCGTAGTTGCTGCTGAAAACGATGATTCGACATACGAAGTGTCAGGCCGTGGTGAGTTGCATCTGACTATTTTGATCGAAAACATGCGTCGTGAAGGTTTCGAACTTGCTGTTTCGCGTCCTCGCGTTGTGTACAAGATGGTTGACGGTGTACGTCAAGAGCCGTTCGAGAATTTGACAGTCGATGTCGAAGAAGCGAATCAAGGCGGCGTCATGGAAGAGTTGGGTCGTCGTCGTGGTGATCTGCAAAACATGGAACCGGATGGTAAAGGTCGTGTACGTCTGGAATATCGTATTCCTGCGCGTGGCTTGATCGGTTTCCAGGGCGAATTCATGACATTGACACGCGGTACTGGCTTGATGAGCCACGTGTTTGACGAGTACGCCCCCGTTGACAATAGCAAGGGTGAATTGGGCGGTCGCCGCAATGGCGTGTTGGTTTCTCAAGATGATGGCGCTGCTGTTGCATACGCTATCTGGAAACTGCAGGAACGTGGTCGTATGTTCGTCAGCCACAATGATCCAGTGTATGAAGGCATGATTATTGGTATTCATTCACGGGATAACGATCTCGTCGTGAATCCGATCAAAGGTAAACAACTGACAAACGTGCGTTCGTCCGGTACGGATGAAGCGGTGCGTTTGGTGACGCCTATCCAGATGTCTCTGGAATATGCGGTTGAGTTTATTGAAGACGACGAACTTGTCGAAATCACACCGAAAAGCATCCGTTTGCGTAAGCGTTATTTGAAAGAGAATGACCGCAAAAAAGCTTCTCGCGACGCGTAA
- the infB gene encoding translation initiation factor IF-2, with protein MASNNVAQFATELKMPADLLLAQLRSAGVPKDSTDDALSKEDKDRLLEHLRRSHGAVTDGEKKKITLTRKETTEIKQADATGKSRTIQVEVRKKRTFVQRDEPAAETSEVAVEPVALVVDEAELARRAEEARRQAELMVRQEAELREKQEHLAKLEAEKEAQAKAAEKAESEARKVESEAKKAEIDAKKAAVAAAAPVASSTPAAAPVKTADHAEQEEKKRVAAEETKKKVAEAAKEAAEKAAATERARKAVQDEVAQIKAMMNAPRRVIKAPEPVAPPVVAKAAPAGTLHKPADKKPGEKKDDKKVVVDKKSIKSANVSSTWSDDAKKRGAGIKTRGNTGGGRDGWRSGGKGRRNSHSDDHETNFQVPTEAVVKDVYVPETITVAELAHKMAVKASEVIKHLMKLGQMVTINQVLDQETSMILVEEMGHTAHAAKEDDPEALLVDGEEQADAELISRAPVVTVMGHVDHGKTSLLDYIRRSKVASGEAGGITQHIGAYHVETSGGMITFLDTPGHEAFTAMRARGAKATDIVILVVAGDDGVMPQTKEAIAHAKAAGVPLVVAVTKIDKPGANMDRVKQELIAEQVVPEEYGGDAPFVGVSAKTGEGIEALLEQVLLQAEVLELKAPVTTAARGLVVEARLDKGRGPVATILVQSGTLKRGDVVLAGSAYGRVRAMLDENGKAISEAGPSIPVEIQGLTEVPVAGEEVMVMVDERKAREIGLFRQGKFRDVKLAKQQAAKLENMFDQMAEGEVKNLPMIIKTDVQGSQEALVQSLQKLSTSEVRVQVVHAAVGGITESDVNLALASKAVIIGFNVRADAQARKMAEANGVDLRYYNIIYDAVDEIKAAMSGMLSPEKREQSLGLVEIRQVLLVSKVGAIAGCYVLEGVVKRGASVRLLRDSVVLWTGELDSLKRFKDDVKEVKFGFECGLTLKNFNDIKEGDQLEIFEVEEVARTL; from the coding sequence ATGGCGAGTAATAATGTAGCCCAATTTGCCACCGAGCTGAAGATGCCTGCAGATTTGTTGTTGGCGCAGTTGCGTTCAGCAGGTGTCCCAAAAGATTCGACTGACGATGCCTTGTCAAAAGAAGACAAGGATCGTTTGTTAGAACACCTACGCCGTTCGCACGGCGCGGTAACCGATGGCGAGAAAAAGAAAATTACGCTGACCCGCAAGGAAACCACTGAAATCAAGCAGGCTGATGCGACGGGAAAATCGCGCACCATCCAGGTTGAGGTGCGTAAGAAGCGTACTTTTGTCCAGCGCGACGAACCTGCGGCGGAAACGTCAGAGGTTGCAGTCGAGCCGGTGGCATTGGTGGTTGATGAAGCAGAACTGGCCCGTCGTGCAGAAGAAGCGCGTCGCCAAGCAGAATTAATGGTCCGTCAGGAAGCAGAATTGCGCGAAAAACAAGAGCATCTGGCAAAGCTGGAAGCTGAAAAAGAAGCACAGGCAAAAGCAGCCGAAAAAGCCGAGAGCGAAGCTAGAAAAGTTGAAAGCGAAGCTAAGAAAGCTGAAATTGATGCCAAGAAAGCTGCTGTTGCAGCTGCGGCACCGGTTGCCTCCTCAACTCCGGCAGCCGCACCAGTGAAAACTGCTGATCACGCGGAACAAGAAGAGAAGAAGCGTGTGGCTGCTGAAGAAACTAAGAAAAAGGTTGCGGAAGCCGCAAAGGAAGCTGCCGAAAAAGCAGCTGCGACTGAGCGTGCCCGTAAAGCTGTGCAAGATGAAGTAGCCCAGATCAAGGCAATGATGAATGCGCCTCGTCGCGTCATCAAAGCACCTGAGCCTGTTGCTCCTCCGGTGGTTGCGAAAGCAGCGCCAGCAGGAACACTGCACAAGCCTGCCGATAAAAAGCCTGGTGAGAAAAAAGACGATAAGAAAGTTGTCGTCGACAAGAAGTCGATTAAATCTGCGAATGTGTCTTCGACCTGGTCGGATGATGCTAAAAAACGCGGTGCCGGCATCAAAACCCGTGGCAACACTGGTGGCGGTCGCGATGGTTGGCGGAGTGGTGGTAAAGGACGTCGTAATTCACATAGTGATGATCACGAAACCAATTTCCAGGTGCCGACTGAAGCAGTGGTTAAGGACGTGTATGTTCCTGAGACCATTACCGTTGCCGAACTTGCCCATAAAATGGCGGTTAAAGCATCGGAAGTTATCAAGCATTTGATGAAGCTTGGCCAAATGGTCACCATCAATCAAGTGCTGGACCAGGAAACTTCCATGATTTTGGTGGAAGAAATGGGCCATACCGCACATGCTGCCAAGGAAGACGATCCAGAAGCATTGTTAGTCGATGGCGAAGAGCAGGCCGATGCAGAATTGATCTCCCGCGCACCGGTAGTGACTGTCATGGGTCACGTCGACCATGGTAAAACATCGTTGCTGGATTACATTCGTCGTTCTAAAGTTGCATCTGGCGAGGCTGGCGGAATTACCCAGCATATCGGGGCGTATCACGTAGAAACATCCGGCGGAATGATTACATTCCTGGATACGCCGGGCCATGAAGCATTTACGGCAATGCGGGCACGTGGTGCAAAAGCGACTGATATCGTCATTCTGGTTGTCGCCGGTGATGATGGCGTGATGCCGCAAACGAAAGAGGCGATTGCCCATGCGAAAGCAGCTGGCGTCCCACTGGTTGTAGCTGTCACCAAGATCGACAAACCTGGTGCCAATATGGATCGGGTTAAGCAGGAATTAATCGCAGAACAAGTTGTGCCTGAAGAGTACGGCGGCGATGCACCGTTTGTAGGTGTTTCTGCTAAAACCGGTGAGGGCATTGAAGCCTTGCTGGAGCAAGTATTGCTGCAGGCCGAAGTGCTGGAACTGAAAGCACCGGTCACCACAGCAGCACGTGGTCTGGTGGTTGAAGCACGACTCGATAAAGGACGTGGTCCAGTTGCAACTATATTGGTGCAGTCCGGTACATTGAAGCGTGGTGACGTGGTTCTGGCCGGTTCGGCGTATGGACGTGTCCGTGCGATGCTGGATGAAAATGGTAAGGCAATCAGCGAAGCTGGTCCTTCTATCCCTGTTGAAATTCAGGGTTTGACCGAAGTGCCGGTCGCTGGTGAAGAAGTCATGGTTATGGTCGATGAGCGCAAAGCGCGTGAAATCGGTCTGTTCCGTCAAGGTAAATTCCGCGACGTTAAGCTGGCTAAACAGCAAGCTGCCAAGCTGGAAAACATGTTTGACCAAATGGCCGAAGGCGAAGTCAAAAATCTGCCGATGATCATTAAGACGGACGTCCAGGGCTCGCAAGAGGCATTGGTACAGTCGTTGCAAAAACTGTCGACCAGCGAAGTACGGGTTCAAGTGGTCCATGCCGCAGTTGGTGGTATCACCGAATCCGACGTCAATCTGGCGCTGGCCTCGAAAGCGGTCATCATCGGCTTTAACGTCCGCGCTGATGCGCAGGCGCGCAAAATGGCTGAAGCTAACGGCGTCGATCTCCGTTACTACAACATCATTTACGATGCTGTAGATGAGATCAAGGCAGCGATGTCCGGTATGTTGTCACCTGAGAAGCGTGAGCAATCTCTGGGTCTGGTTGAAATTCGCCAAGTTCTGCTGGTCAGCAAAGTTGGTGCGATTGCAGGTTGTTATGTCCTCGAAGGTGTGGTCAAGCGTGGTGCTTCGGTACGACTGTTGCGCGATAGCGTGGTCTTGTGGACAGGCGAGCTGGATTCGTTGAAGCGCTTCAAGGATGACGTTAAAGAAGTCAAGTTTGGCTTCGAGTGCGGTCTGACGCTGAAAAACTTTAATGATATCAAAGAAGGCGATCAACTCGAAATCTTTGAAGTCGAAGAAGTTGCACGGACGCTGTAA